The Acidobacteriota bacterium genome includes a window with the following:
- a CDS encoding LysR family transcriptional regulator encodes MALPDLPPLDALRFFEAAARYGSFAAAARELGVTPASVSYRVKSLERHLGTTLFSRFAHGVRLNPEGQAYLQVVQRIFADLGHETALHRARRRTPLLKLVSIEVVAEKWLMPQLADFKAVHPEVSIVFDVDHDEVDPDRRDFDVWIAFADQVPDTIHSERLLEETLFPVCSPRLIEARGRPRVPGELHGWPLVYDLHWTRDWSHWFAHHGVSSADLSQASGFRLYTMVVQAAVDGIGVALGHSSMIARELEQGTLVTLFDSPVAAPAPYLLVVAPAARLRPEVVAFRDWILSRASSNNLDSCTPSATPGKHPFALP; translated from the coding sequence ATGGCTCTGCCCGACCTTCCGCCGCTCGACGCGCTGCGTTTCTTCGAGGCTGCAGCGCGCTACGGCAGCTTCGCCGCGGCGGCGCGCGAACTGGGCGTTACGCCGGCATCCGTCTCGTATCGCGTCAAGAGCCTCGAGAGACATCTCGGGACGACGCTGTTTTCGCGGTTCGCCCACGGCGTGCGCCTGAACCCGGAAGGGCAGGCTTATCTGCAGGTAGTCCAGCGGATCTTCGCGGATCTCGGTCACGAGACGGCGCTTCACCGGGCTCGACGCAGGACACCGCTTCTCAAACTGGTATCGATCGAGGTCGTGGCCGAGAAATGGCTGATGCCGCAGCTCGCCGACTTCAAGGCGGTCCACCCCGAGGTCAGCATAGTGTTCGACGTCGACCACGACGAGGTCGATCCTGACCGCCGGGATTTCGACGTCTGGATAGCCTTCGCCGACCAGGTGCCGGACACGATTCACTCCGAAAGGTTGCTCGAGGAGACACTGTTCCCCGTCTGCAGCCCCCGCCTCATCGAGGCGCGCGGACGGCCCCGGGTACCGGGCGAACTGCATGGCTGGCCTCTGGTGTACGACCTTCACTGGACCCGTGACTGGTCGCACTGGTTCGCTCATCACGGCGTCTCGTCGGCGGATCTCTCCCAGGCTTCCGGATTTCGCCTCTACACGATGGTGGTCCAGGCCGCCGTGGATGGCATCGGCGTGGCTCTCGGCCACTCGTCGATGATTGCGCGGGAGCTCGAGCAGGGGACACTCGTAACGCTCTTCGACTCTCCGGTTGCAGCACCGGCTCCGTATCTGCTGGTGGTTGCTCCCGCCGCCCGCCTGAGACCGGAGGTCGTGGCGTTCCGCGACTGGATCCTGAGCCGCGCGTCGTCGAACAATCTCGATTCGTGCACGCCGTCGGCAACACCTGGGAAGCACCCATTCGCGCTTCCGTGA